CTGCATAACATTGTAGGTCAGCACGGAAAGGACTGTGAGCAACAAAAAAGTAAATATCCAGAAGAGGCTTTTCAGTTTCATGATCTGCTTAGTATTTTATTCCGAATTTCTCTAGTCGGCGATAAAGAGCTGCCCTGCTTATTCCGAGCGAAAGAGCCACTTGTGAGATATTTCCGTTGTGTAAATCCATTGTATGAAGAATGGTTTGCCGTTCTATCTCATCAAGAGTCATCCCGGAACGGATTACCGACTGCTGTTCGTCTCGTCTCTGGTACTGGCTTTCAAAGTCGGATGCTTCGAGAGTCTCTTTTCCGCTCACTAAAATAGTCCGTTCCACCAGATTCTTTAGCTCACGGATATTACCGGGATAAGGCAATGATTGCAAAAAAGTGATGGCTTCCTGTGAGAAGTTCACCGATGGCAATGCATTTTGTTTTGATTGCTGATCGGCAAAATGGCGAGCCAGCAAAGGTATATCGTCCTTTCGTTCTCTGAGCGAAGGCAGGTGAATGGTAATCAGATTAATACGATAGAAAAGGTCTTCACGGAAAGTCCGCTCATTGACCATGGCATGCAGATCACAATTGGTGGCACTCACCACACGGACATCTGTTTTCCGGGGACGGCTGTCGCCTAAAACTTCAAATGTTTGGTCCTGAAGCACCCTCAATAGCTTCACCTGACAGGAAGGATCAAGGTCTCCTATTTCATCCAGAAAGATAGTTCCTTTGTTTGCAAGTTCAAAGCGCCCCGTTCTATCGGAAGAGGCATCGGTAAATGCTCCCTTCTTATGGCCGAACATCTCACTCTCGAACAGACTTTGGGAGATTCCCCCCAGGTTTACCTTGACAAACGGTTCCTTTAACCGCCCACTATTCACATGGATAGCCTCAGCAATGAGTTCCTTTCCCGTGCCACTCTCACCCGTAATAAGTACGGATGCATTGGTGCGGGCAATGCGCCCCACGGTATTGAGCACAGCCATCAGCGCAGCCGACTTACCTATTATTTTATCAAAGTGAAATTTCCCATCCATTTCTGTAC
This genomic interval from uncultured Bacteroides sp. contains the following:
- a CDS encoding sigma-54 dependent transcriptional regulator, whose translation is MILIIDDDQAVRSSLTFLLKRVDYEAEAVSNPKAAIELVRSVVPQLILMDMNFSLTTTGEEGLILIKQVKIFCPDVPVILMTAWGSITLAVQGMQAGAFDFVTKPWNNEMLLKSIRTALDLSAQKLETPTAMNRTEMDGKFHFDKIIGKSAALMAVLNTVGRIARTNASVLITGESGTGKELIAEAIHVNSGRLKEPFVKVNLGGISQSLFESEMFGHKKGAFTDASSDRTGRFELANKGTIFLDEIGDLDPSCQVKLLRVLQDQTFEVLGDSRPRKTDVRVVSATNCDLHAMVNERTFREDLFYRINLITIHLPSLRERKDDIPLLARHFADQQSKQNALPSVNFSQEAITFLQSLPYPGNIRELKNLVERTILVSGKETLEASDFESQYQRRDEQQSVIRSGMTLDEIERQTILHTMDLHNGNISQVALSLGISRAALYRRLEKFGIKY